From a single Arachis hypogaea cultivar Tifrunner chromosome 3, arahy.Tifrunner.gnm2.J5K5, whole genome shotgun sequence genomic region:
- the LOC114927452 gene encoding uncharacterized protein — translation MANTFNIVWSGPKLDGKLDYSYWETLMSTHLKAQNLWNFIEPGLQEGADAAQQRRDQLALSQIHQGVDYTVFGKIANAKSAKEAWNTLKLSYKGVDKAQKAKLQSLRREYERYEMSSSETVEQYFTRVTDLVNKMRVYGEDMSDSKVVEKILRTMPMKYDHVVTTILESHDMYTMTIAELQGTMESHISRILEKSEKSTEEALKSRVNFNNVAESIRTQERRGRGFNFQSRGRESFRGRGRGNYNQRSYNNFTPPNQGRGGTNFRLVNRGRGRGNFYQERTNSNCFHCGKYGHKAADCRFKVMNNNQAHVAENQHQNTDDNPDDSVKLLLKFGNSTKISIEGKGHIPIKLKDGSLSYISDVFYAPELDYNLLSMGQLSEKGYKMITYHGYCTVFDNNRRFIDKAKMTSNRMFPLKNSTC, via the exons ATGGCAAACACTTTCAATATTGTGTGGTCCGGTCCCAAGTTAGATGGGAAACTCGATTATAGTTATTGGGAGACTTTGATGTCTACCCATTTGAAGGCCCAAAACCTATGGAACTTCATTGAACCGGGTTTACAAGAAGGAGCAGATGCTGCCCAACAAAGGAGAGATCAATTGGcgctatctcaaattcatcaaggaGTAGATTATACGGTGTTTGGCAAAATAGCAAATGCCAAAAGTGCAAAAGAAGCATGGAACACGTTGAAGCTGTCATACAAAGGCGTAGATAAAGCTCAGAAAGCAAAACTACAGTCTTTgagaagagaatatgaaaggtACGAGATGTCTAGTTCAGAAACTGTTGAACAATATTTTACTCGTGTTACAGACCTTGTCAATAAGATGAGAGTCTATGGAGAAGATATGTCTGATAGCAAAGTGGTGGAGAAAATTCTTCGCACCATGCCGATGAAGTATGACCATGTGGTGACTACGATCCTAGAGTCTCATGATATGTATACTATGACGATTGCAGAGTTGCAAGGAACCATGGAAAGCCACATCAGTAGAATACTGGAGAAATCAGAAAAATCAACCGAGGAAGCCCTGAAAAGCCGAGTGAATTTCAACAACGTTGCAGAATCAATCCGTACACAAGAAAGACGAGGTCGTGGTTTTAATTTTCAAAGTAGAGGCAGAGAAAGTTTCAGAGGTAGAGgccgtggcaattacaaccaaagAAGTTACAATAATTTTACACCACCTAATCAAGGAAGAGGTGGAACGAATTTCAGACTTGTCAACCGAGGAAGAGGTCGAGGCAATTTTTATCAAGAAAGAACCAATTCCAATTGCTTTCATTGTGGAAAGTATGGACATAAAGCAGCAGATTGCAGATTCAAAGTGATGAATAATAATCAAGCACACGTTGCAGAAAATCAGCATCAAAATACTGATGACAATCCGG ATGATTCAGTTAAACTATTATTGAAGTTTGGTAATAGTACAAAGATCTCTATTGAAGGAAAAGGGCACATACCAATTAAATTGAAGGATGGTTCTCTGAGTTATATTTCTGATGTTTTCTATGCTCCTGAACTTGATTATAATTTACTGAGTATGGGACAATTATCTGAGAAGGGATATAAGATGATAACTTATCATGGATATTGCACTGTATTTGACAACAATAGAAGGTTCATTGATAAAGCAAAGATGACTTCAAACAGAATGTTTCCGTTAAAAAATTCAACATGTTAA
- the LOC112789786 gene encoding E3 ubiquitin-protein ligase RMA1H1, whose amino-acid sequence MTSDQYFRDAAREISTFEDIPSLEKWKSSTNAGVDFDRNATEGFDCNICLECVQEPVVTLCGHLYCWPCIYKWLHIQTISSKNMEQQKPQCPVCKSEVSQSSLVPLYGRNQVATPSGKNARQLGSSIPRRPPGRRPYNPAASVLQSTSETSQPRPFDSIQSSYTSTSGIFGEMIYARVFGNQLRNMYTYPNSYCLSGSSNPRIRRQLMEADESLSRICFFLFCCLVMCLLLF is encoded by the coding sequence ATGACCTCAGATCAGTACTTCAGGGATGCTGCTCGCGAAATCAGTACCTTCGAAGACATACCCTCCTTGGAAAAGTGGAAATCTTCCACCAATGCTGGTGTAGATTTCGATCGAAATGCCACCGAAGGATTCGACTGCAACATCTGCCTAGAATGTGTGCAAGAACCGGTAGTTACCCTTTGTGGCCATCTCTACTGCTGGCCCTGCATTTACAAATGGCTCCATATCCAAACCATCTCTTCCAAAAACATGGAGCAGCAGAAGCCACAATGTCCTGTGTGCAAATCAGAAGTTTCTCAATCCTCCCTAGTTCCACTCTACGGCCGGAACCAAGTCGCAACGCCGTCCGGCAAAAATGCTCGCCAATTAGGCTCTTCGATACCTAGAAGACCCCCTGGCCGGAGACCATACAATCCTGCAGCATCTGTTTTACAATCTACTTCTGAAACTAGTCAACCTCGGCCATTCGACTCGATTCAAAGCAGTTACACTTCAACATCTGGAATTTTTGGTGAGATGATATATGCAAGGGTGTTTGGTAATCAATTGAGGAACATGtatacatatccaaattcttatTGTCTTTCAGGGAGTAGCAACCCAAGGATCAGAAGGCAATTGATGGAAGCTGATGAATCACTCAGTAGAATATGTTTTTTCCTCTTCTGCTGCTTGGTTATGTGTCTTCTCTTGTTCTGA